The stretch of DNA taatttggactgccacgtaggacatccaaattggcatttaaaacccatttggacagTCACATAGGGCTGCCGTTAGGAAGGTAACGAAGTTTAATGATAAAGCGAcaacttcgtaacaaaacgataacgtaataAGTGACTAATGCGTAACATTTCAAacctaaatgactaaaatgtaatttgaggcaaacaaaagtgactatttttatagtttaccctttaaattattatttaacttttgaaaaaaatcatttaataataaaaaattttaatttaagtttacATTCAacaataactttttttaaaataattataaaaacaatTCTCGAGACATCATGAAAGTTTAGATTCAATCCATTGCTActctagaaaaaaaaaatgaaatttcaagCATGTGACAATATTTGAAATTtacttgtaaaattaaaatattttgttgagaaatttttttattacttcaTTTATCTTCTAATTTGGTGGGTCTAATTGTTATTTGTTGTCTTCATGGTCCTTGAAAGAAGGGCCCTTAGTAAAATCCAAACATGTAGGGTTATTTTAGCAgcttttaattaacttatttgcTTCAATGTTAAGTAAAAAGAAGGGGAGCATGTGCAGACATGGATCCAATTTGTTGCACATGCAAACATTGGTGGGTGGGGATGGGCAGCTCTTGTGTTCTCAGAAAACAAACTCATAATTCTCACATAAAAACTtactcacttttctttttctttttttacccGTTGtgaacatatttattatttttgacatCATATTTAAAATTACTCATAATCTTTCTTTAATTCATAAATAGGATGATAATGCATTTTAGCACACTCAAATTTGAGGCAACTCGAATAACAAACGTAACTCGAACCCAGACTACACCTGAGGCGGTGAACATCCTTAACAACCAAACCATCACACGATATTAAACTTGTTTCTAAAACTTTTTATCATCCATTACATTGATTGGGTCCATCTATTTTCTTTGAAGAAGTTAATTGcaataaatatttaatcaaagagaggtatttattttaaacaatcataaaataaagtatttatatatatattataatcttttgtatttttaatatttggtaTAATCTTTCAACTTTactaaaaatatgtcattttagttttttatttatttattttttgtttcttttagttattgaatttttattttttatcaaatcaccctaaaacagatggaaaagttaatattGCTGACGTGGGATGATATGTTAGcatctaattaaatttttaaaaattttaaaatgtcaaaaaatatttttatattttttaaatttttaaaaaaaaaatttaaaaaataaacactgaTGTGTCATCCACATgtatgccacgtcagcaaagttaaaaaaaaatgtgattttttatcTGTTTTGGGGTGATTTAACAAAAAAAGGGgcatgtttaaggactaaaaaatgtgaaaatttgaataaaaggctaatttttttttgtaaagttagagggtcaaataaatcattatgacttaatattttaataatttatgtgtcatatttcatgttttatttacgTAGATCATGAATGTAAAGCTTGAAGTAAATTAAAAATGTCTAatcgttaaatatatattaatatagatagTTTAGATTGAGATAATAAAGATAGCGAATACattcaaaattttacataaatgacaaatataattatattgacAAACTCAACGGTTGAATTTATGtgcaaaaataatttaattttacattgggtaagttaatttgttatttttaataaatgcatatttaataaaataaaggactataatgatacaaaataaaaatggttaggAAATAGGCCaattaattgttaaaaaaaaaaacagaaactgAGATGAAAGCTAACCATTTGGAGGGATCATTAGGAACTTTCCTAAATAGTTTCACTCCTAACCCATCCTTTTTGGCTGATTCTAAGGGTGGAGCTTTCCTAAATAGTTTCACTGGTAACCCATCCTTTTTTTGCTAATTCTAAGGTTGAGTTTAGATGGACGGTGGATTTACTTgtagttagtgtaaaaatagtggtgacggtgagattaaatattataatgatactgtagcgtgagacaaaaagtaaactaaacgcaccgtaTCGCACCACACCACACATCCAAACTccccctattttttttttatatataaaaccaaatataaatTGATGAAGTTAGAAATAGTTCAACTCATTAAACTAGGGTAAACTATTATAGTAATTGTTTTGTCATCTAATTAAATCATAATTGTTGggtgatcattttataacatttCAGAGTCAGgtgattaaaaaagaaatttattaatagttgatTGACTACTATTGTAGTTTACCCattaaaatattagtaagtttacgtttcggtcacttaacttaaaaaaattataaaatagtcattgaattattcaaaaattttcatttaagttctaaactattcgaaagttttatttaagtcattggactatttttttttttgaaaagttaggcTAGTAAGCTCCAAGCGACGATTTAACAATTAGTACGATTGATTAGTACCTATTGATGAGTAGAAGAACTTACCTTAGATACAAGTTGATCTGGTAGTCAATGTCATAGATCGAAGAAAAAAACTGTTTGGATTTTGATTCGCAGACTTGTGACAttcaaaattgtttcatgaaaaaaattgaaatataaaagagaaggaaaaaaaatttcaattggtGCAAGCAGTACAAATGAAGAATATCATACAATAACGATTTTAACaatctagtgacttaaatgaaaactttcgaataattgagtgactgttttataaccttttgaagttaagtaaccaaaacgtaaacttattaatagtttagtgacgtTAGTGGAGTTTGCCctaattcaaatataattttgTTTTCCAACTTCTGTTTAGATTAcaaccttaaaacatgttttaatgTTATCAGCCCATTAACCAAAGCCCATTTGATATTTGAGAAAATAGATTGGACTTCGAATTCAAACTCCAGGCCCAACattatttgatttgttttcaattaaataatattatttttgcttttcttaatatattattaagtaaacaaacaaaaaaaaactgcattaatttacttatatttaaaattttacttggatTAACTCAATTAATTTCTGCACCAATCACAATGACGTGAATTTGAGCGTATTTTTACTTTTACTGATGACTAGTAGAAATTCAACAATGGCAAAAATTGACGTTTGTTTATCACAATCCACaaagaaatttataaatttaagagaaaaagtATGTGGAGCAAAAGAAAAGatacaaatgaaataaataatttttatttgatatccACAAGTAATTTATGTAATTAGATAATGCTGTTTAATtacacaaataattattattCGATCTCCACAACTGAAATTAACAAATCATCATGTGtttcaattaaaatatcaattaagaaTATTTATCAACCTCTTACTTCTTTTGTAGTCGGATGAAATTATTCAACTACTACACGATAATTGTTCTGAAATAGCATGGCCTTACTTAACCTAGTTATGATTTTTATCCTTCTTCTTGTACCAAAAATAAATTCCTTCTAAGATAATATTTTGTATGGTTGAAACAAATGAAAGGCTTATTTTAAGAAATTCACCGAAAACTTGAATAAATTGTTAtctagtaaatattatttttctttcaaccaTAAAATTGTAACTATCTACAAATTGGTCTAATGTTTATGATCTTTGAAAATCAAAGGAAGAATACAAAAAAAGTGAAAGAGACATCATCGACAACAATAACTCTCACAGGTCATTTGGTGCGCCGGATATTAGATTATATTAGATTACATTCCGTCATAGGATTACGAAAATGTAATATTACAGGTAAAATGTGATTGACTTATCcggctaaaatgtaaaatttaagagTTTGGTTGACAAGATATAAAATTACCTGAAAACAAATTTTACTGTATTGTCCttgttataaaaattttgtttttacaaattcacttatatcacatataattttaaattcatttataaatctattttatttatgttttataaatgtatttaaaaataagaCTAAAGATCGGTAAATTCAGTTAAAAATCGAAAATTGACCTAACTAACTGAATAAATCAATTTTCAAAAGTGaataaaccaaaccaaattaacCAACTAAGGCTCTCCTTTTatgttcatatataattttttttttccatttggtCTTTTACTTTTATTGTTCTTGAGAGTTATATATAATTTTCTTGGAGAATTTAATCTGGAAattaattgaaagaaaaaaaaatgcttagATGCAGAACAAGGAATACATGCAATAAAAGGTTTCTAAACGAGGAGGAAAGGGAGAAGACCCTCAAATCTCAAGAGCACTTGGAGATTGAGAAGCCCCAGACGGTTGCTGAGAAGGAACAATTTTTGACTAGAAAGGattatattgataaatataattaaaaaaagaggGTAATTTTGTCTTAAAATTCAGATTACGCCCATAATCTCAGATTACCTAAGAAAGAGGGTGTAATGAGATTAGGGACGGTTGTAATGTGAGATTATAGGATAGCCAGGATGTTGAAATCCAAACGCCATAATCTCATTCTGGAATTTAGCATTATGACTTTTTAAGAATCTTCCAATACTCAAACCGACTGTGTAACCTAGCCGCAAATTTTTTGATCATGACACATTATGCAAATTATTCATTGCTTTCATCCAAGCCAAAAAGGAGAAAAAACAAGCATAAGCAGAAAATATCATACACCTATAACATATAGATCCAGTAACAACAGTCTTTAACTAAGTACAACTACATGTGCACTTACATAACCATTTCAACTGTATACTAACCAAGAACGCTGTTGTCAATAGAGCACTTTATGCTGTGTCTGGGAATTTGATTGCCATTGGATGAGAAAATCCGTGCTCATCCCGAAAATAAGAATAATAGCAATCATTCAAAAGgtgattgatatatatatatatatatataactaaatagGAAAAGATGTTGAGTAGCTTTGAAGAAGAAATGCTATAAACTCGGACCTTGGCAAGTCATTGAATTGGAGATTTAATGGTCTTCAGGTAAAGATGTGTTACGGTATAGGTGCAAACTTATATTCACAATGATTGCTGAACATGAAACTAATACCATGTCATGTGATGATCTCGTTCACTAGCCAGTCTAGACAAGGATAGGCAAAGTATAAAATGAGAAACGAAGGGAGAGCAAACAGAACAGTAATAAGTACATAGAGAGCCAAGATGGCTGCACTGGCTGGAATTGCATACAGGGTGATCAAGAGAAATATGATCACAAATGGGAACTTGGCTGACAGATGTATGAAGAGCATAAGAGATTTCCAAAGGAAAGAATGTATTCTTTTGAAATCGAAGTCATTGGAAAAACGAGCATGACTGCGGCTTGATTCTGATGACTCGGAATGATGTGGACTTTGTCCCCTTCCATGGTTACCCCGAGTCACTTGATTTCCTGATGCTAAATTGTTGTTTGATGACCAGTCTGGCTGATGATCTTCACACAAAGGATAACGAGACTTCCGCCTAGTACAATTCATGCTCTCAACCATCCAAAGTAGAAAATAGTTCTTCCTAGGGAACATGAGATTTCCCCTATAAACAAGATGAAAAGACAAGAGATTGCACCATGGGCAGGAGATGGAAAGCGGAAGTTGAACTGG from Gossypium hirsutum isolate 1008001.06 chromosome D04, Gossypium_hirsutum_v2.1, whole genome shotgun sequence encodes:
- the LOC107943549 gene encoding uncharacterized protein; the encoded protein is MEMLPEVCLPQVPRLSFGNCAVLYDMLQLFRFCVCYKNDVVYVIICVHPISMWSFASNRIAGTVGCKNDSLKQTHTTLACSDNESSSVVSRDESLECPICCESFNIVENVPYILWCGHTLCKNCVLGLQWAAVKFPTLPVQLPLSISCPWCNLLSFHLVYRGNLMFPRKNYFLLWMVESMNCTRRKSRYPLCEDHQPDWSSNNNLASGNQVTRGNHGRGQSPHHSESSESSRSHARFSNDFDFKRIHSFLWKSLMLFIHLSAKFPFVIIFLLITLYAIPASAAILALYVLITVLFALPSFLILYFAYPCLDWLVNEIIT